One Paramisgurnus dabryanus chromosome 8, PD_genome_1.1, whole genome shotgun sequence DNA window includes the following coding sequences:
- the LOC141279840 gene encoding uncharacterized protein codes for MTTHSGEKPFYCTECGKYFRTKDHLKVHQRLHTGEKPFKCYQCDMTFVQSSNFKSHQRVHTGKKPYVFAHCGKSFSNSFELKVHERVHTGEKQHHCSVCGKSFNRHDSLVKHLRIHTGEKPFKRSQCDKTFTQSASLKSHQRVHTGEKPYVCAECGRTFSRSSQFRDHQRRHTGEKPYVCEQCGKRFSYPCKLKVHQRVHTGEKPFHCSVFRYAAEDAFPPHSHSCLDIEITSSTSKERLTAQTLSCITCGKTFSSQRLLERHERKHTEQKLFTRSEISFTTLQEKKLHSEDHREKKKKKQFHCEQCGRICVSSSKLNIHMRIHSGEKPNERPYQCSECGKTFRDSRLLKKHLNTHFKEKLYQCSYCDKRFCHNYKLIIHERVHTGEKPYKCSQCDETFHYSRNLKFHQTVHTGEKPHQCSVCGKSFSRQSNLLSHQNIHTGERPYKCSQCDKTFTFSSNLKGHQRVHTGEKPYVCAQCGKCFSSSSQFIEHQRVHTEKKHHHCSLCGKSFSRLSQFRVHQRVHTGEKPYHCSVCGKSFSVKSTLLKHQRVHTGEKPYKCSQCDKMFTSSSNLKSHQRVHTGQNSTPAFRNSSQPAPAFFMIFTKV; via the exons ATGACGACACACAGTGGTGAAAAGCCTTTCTactgcactgaatgtggaaAATACTTCAGAACCAAAGACCATCTTAAAGTTCACCAGAGACTTcatactggagaaaaacctttcaaatgctatCAGTGTGACATGACATTTGTTCAGTCAAGTAACTTCAAAtctcatcagagagttcatacaggAAAGAAACCTTATGTCTTTGCtcactgtggaaagagcttctctAATTCATTTGAATTAAAAGTCCATgaaagagttcatactggagaaaaACAAcatcactgtagtgtctgtgggaagagttttaatcGACATGATAGTTTAGTAAAACACCTGAGAAtccatacaggtgaaaaacctttcaaacgCTCTCAATGTGACAAGACGTTTACTCAGTCAGCTTCCTTAAAAtctcatcagagagttcacactggagagaaaccttacgtctgcgcTGAATGTGGAAGGACCTTCTCCAGATCATCTCAATTCAGAGATCATCAGAGAcgtcatactggagagaaaccttatgtTTGTGAACAATGTGGAAAGAGGTTCTCTTATCCATGTAAATTAAAagtccatcagagagttcatactggagagaaaccctTTCACTGTAGTGTCTTCCGGTACGCagcggaagacgcgtttccgcctcattcgcac tcatgtttggatatagaaataacgtcttcaacatcaaaagagcgactgacagcacaaactctttcctgcatcacctgtggaaagacattcagctcacagagacttttagagagacatgagagaaaacacacagaacagaaactcttcaccagatctgagatcagctttactaccttacaagagaagaaacttcattcagaagaccacagagagaagaagaagaagaagcagtttCACTGTGAACAGTGTGGGAGGATTTGTGTATCATCCTCTAAACTAAATATTCACATGAGGATACACAGTGGTGAAAAGCCCAATGAGAGACCGTATCAGTGCAGTGAATGTGGAAAAACCTTTAGGGATTCacgtttattaaaaaaacacctgAATACTCACTTTAAAGAGAAACTCTATCAGTGTTCATACTGTGATAAACGTTTCTGCCATAACTATAAGCTGATAATCcatgagagagttcacactggagaaaaaccttacaaatgctctcaatGTGACGAGACTTTTCACTATTCACGTAACTTAAAATTCCATCAAacagttcacactggagagaaacctcatcaatgtagtgtctgtgggaagagcTTTAGTCGCCAATCAAACTTACTAAGTCACCAGAacattcatacaggtgaaagaccttacaaatgctctcagtgtgacaagacgtttaCTTTTTCATCTAACTTAAAAggccatcagagagttcacactggagagaaaccttacgtctgcgcTCAATGTGGAAAGTGCTTCTCTAGTTCATCTCAATTCATAGagcatcagagagttcatactgaaAAGAAACATCATCACTGTAGTCTctgtggaaagagcttctctAGATTATCTCAATTCAGAGTTCATcaaagagttcatactggagagaaaccttatcactgtagtgtctgtgggaagagttttagtgtAAAGTCTACCTTACTAAAGCACCAGAgagttcatacaggtgaaaaaccttacaaatgctctcagtgtgacaagatgTTTACTTCTTCGTCTAACTTAAAatcccatcagagagttcacact